The window TTGTAGTCGGTGCGGGCGTCCAGGAACAGGGTCAGGGTCGTACAGCCGCTGAACCGGAGTGCCGTCCCGTCGGCGCGGAGGTCGCCGTCGGTGTGTACGGCCCGGACGGTGCACGCGTGCTTGAGCCCGTTGCCCATCACACCGCTGAAGGCGATCCGCCCGGCGTCGGCGTCGACGGTCGTCGGGGCCTTCTCCTGCGCCGACGTCAGCGAGATCGCTCCGGAGAGTCCCCGCGCGTCTTCCGACGTGTACCGGAAGACCATGACGTCCGCGGACCGGCCGGCGAAGGCCTCGCGCAGGACGCGCCGTCCCGGTGCGCCGAAGCGGGTGACGTGGACGCCGTTCACGAAGTCGAGGCTGCGCTGGTAGTCGACGACCGTCCGCTGCGTGCGCGTGTCGAAACCCGTGCCTGCCAGCGCGATCTCCGCGATCTGGAATCCGGCCGGGGAGGCGCCCGGGGTCAGGGTGAGCCGGTAGGCGCGGTAGGCCGTCGTGTTGGTGATCCGGAAGGTCCGGGTGCTGCCGCGGTCGGCGAAGGGCGCGCCGGGGTCCTGCGTGTCGAGGGTCGTCCAGGCGCGCCCGTCCTGCGAGGCTTCCAGCACCCATCGGCGGGGGTCGTCCCGGGGGCGGTCCGGGGCCGCTGTCAGCGCGTACGAGGTGACGACGGCCGCGCGGGGCAGGTCGGCCTGCCAGACGACCTCCGGTGCGGGGGTGTCGACCCGCCAGACCGTGGCCGGATCACGGTCCACCGAACTGGAGATGCCTTGGGTGCGGGATCCCCCGGAGTGCCCGCTCGGCGACGACAGGTACGTCGAGCCGCCCCCGCCGAGGTCGAGGCCGGACAGCCCGACCTCGCTCAACTGGAAATGACTGACGCCTGCCTCGGGGACGAAGTCGAACCGGTAGAAGCGGTAGGCGCCGGTCTCGGCGGAGGTGAACTCCTTGGTCTGGAAACGGTTCTCGAAGGGCGCTTCCAGGGTGCGTCTGTCCAGCGTGGTCCAGGTGGCTCCGTCGGCGGAACCGAGGAATGTCCACTCCTGCGGGTCGCGCTGCGGCACGTCGTTGGCACTCGTCAGACGGTACGAGGCGACGGACACCGGTTCGGGGAGTTCGACCTGCCACTGCACCTTCGAACCGGGCCCCTCGATGCACCACTTGGTGCTCGGTGCTCCGTCGTACGTCTTGTCGACGCCCTCCGACGAGGAGCTGCTGTACGGGCCTCCCGGGGCCGTCACCTCGGGGCTCGCGCGGGGAGCGAAGGTGACGACGAGGTCACCGAAGTTCCGGTACGAGCCGAAGCCGGTCATGCCGGTGTCGAAGTCGCTGTCCGGCTTGCCCGCGAGGGCGTTGTCGTAGTTGTTGACCCCGCCCCACAGGCTCTGTTCGTTGAACTGGACGCGCTCCTCGTAGGGGTCGGCGAAGAGCATGGCGCCGAGACGGCCGTTGCCTATCGGCAGGGCCTGTGACTCCCAGTCCGTGGCGGGCACGGAGTACTTCAGTGCCTTGCGCGACAGGGTCGGCCACTGGACGCCGGCCGACGTGCCGGTCCCCGCGGCCACCGCCTGTCCCGCGGGAACACCGCCGGTCAGCTGCGTGGCCAGCGGGGCGAGGGCGAGGGCGCCACCGAACTTGAGGAGGCTTCGTCGCTGCGGTTGGGATTCATTGATCACGGTGAGATCTCCCGGCCGATTCATCGGCTCTTTCACAGGGGAAGTGGCAGCACATCGACACCTGCCGAGGGCGCGATCATCGTCGCCGGAGAATAGATCGGATGTCTAGAGGTGTGCGCTACTGACTCGACCGGCGCTGTCGCTACCGGATCCTCCGGTCGGGCCGCGGACTGCCGCGCGGCGGTGCGGGCAGCGGACGGAGCGAAGACGCGCCCCGCCGCCGCTCCACGGCGACAGCCTTCCGGACGTACGGCCACGCATATGACGAGACATACGAAAGGCCGCCCTCCCCATAAGGAGAGAACGGCCTCCGACCTGCGATGAAGCTGGTCGGGACGACAGGATTTGAACCTGCGACCCCTTGACCCCCAGTCAAGTGCGCTACCAAGCTGCGCCACGTCCCGTTGCCCGTTGTGACCTGGGGTTTCCCCTGGCTGAACGTGCACCGAAACAATACCGCACTCGGGTCGGTGGTCGCACACGCCTTTTGTCCCGCGATCACCGCTCAGTCCGGCCGGGCCCGCTCAGTCCGCGACCGGGACTCCCAGATCCGGGTAGGACTCCAGCAGCCGGGTCGGTGCCGCCTGCCGCCAGGAGTCCGCAAGGATGTCACGCAGTTCGTCCGCGTCCGCGAGGACCGCGAGCCGCACCCGCACCCAGGCGGAGCCGGCCTCGTGATCGGCGACCCAGAACTTCTCGGGCTCCGCGAGGACCAGCTCGTCGCGCTCGGCCTTCGGGCAGCGCACAGCCATGGACGTCTCCTCCTCGGGCAGGGTCGCGAACATCTTCCCCGCCACCCTGAAGGTGGGCATGCTCCAGGCGATCTTCTCCGTGGTGTCCGGCAGAGAGAGACAGATTCGGCGTACGTCTTCGGCATCCTGCATGGAAGGCACCGTAGCCAATGCCGCTGACAACCACCCTGCTGGGAGCGGGTTCCGTCAGCCGCCGGGCACCGGCTTGAAGCCCCGGTGCCGGGCGCCGGCCCGAAGCCCCGGCCGCCGTCGGGCACTTACCGGGGATCGGGGTCGGGGTCACCCGTGGAAGGCGGTACGGGCCCGGTCTCGGCCTCACTCGCGCGCGGACGGACCGGCCTGGCTCTCCCGGGGCCTCAGCCCTCGGGTGCCACCTCCGCCAGCGCCTCCAGGACCGGGATGATCAGCGGGTGGGTCTCGGCTCCCCTGCGTACCGCGGCGAAGACGCGGCGCGTGGGGGCGACGCCGTCGACGGGACGCACGACCACGCCCGTGAGATCCATGCCGCGCAGGGCCGAGCGCGGCACCAGGGCGACCCCGGCGTCCGCCGACGCGAGCGCGACGACCGCGCGGAAGTCGTCCGAGGAGTGTTCGAGCCGGGGCTGGAAACCGGCGTGCTCGCAGGCCAGGACCACCACGTCGTGGCAGGGGTTTCCCGGATACGGGCCGATCCACGGATCCTTCGCCAGCTCGGCGAGCGGCACCTCCGTACGGTCGGCGAGGCGGTGGACCTCCGGCACGACGGCGTCGAACGGCTCGGCGTACAGCGAGATGTGCGCGAGGCGGGGGTCGTCGGCGTCCGGTGCTCCCCGGTACTCGACGGCGACCGCCACGTCGACCTGCCGGTCGAGCACCATCGGCAGGCTGGCGTCGCCCTCGGCGTCCTGGACACGGAGACGGATGCCGGGCGCGGTCCGCGCGAGCCGGACCACGGCGGGTGCGACGACGAGGCCGATGCCGGTCGCGAAGGAGGCGACGGTGACCGTGCCGGCCGAACCCGAGCTGTACGCGGCGAGCTCCGCCTCGGCCCGCTCCAGCTGCGCGAGGACCGTGTTGGTGTGGCTGAGCAGGATCTCGCCCGCGGGGGTCAGCCGTACGCCCCGGGCGCCGCGCTCGACCAGGCGGTGGCCCGTCTCCTGCTCCAGGGCCGTCAGCTGCTGGGAGACCGCGGAGGGCGTGAGGTAGAGCGCGGCGGCAGCGGCCGTCACCGTACGGTGGTCCGCCACCGCACGAAGGATGTGGAGCCGCCGCGCTTCGATCATGTGACCGATTCTCTCAGAGGTTCAGTCCGCGCGGCCCTGACCTCTCGCTCCGCCCGGGCCCTCCCCCGGGACCCGGCCTGCCCTCCCCTGTGCGGTTCAGGCCCCCGCCTCCAGCTCCGCCCGGGCAGCCACGAAGGCGTCCACGGCCCGGTTCACGTCGTCCGTCGAGTGCGCGGCGGACAGCTGCACACGGATCCGGGCCCGGTCCTGCGGCACCACCGGGTACGAGAAGCCGATCACGTACACACCGCGTTCCAGGAGGAGCTCCGCCATCCGCCCGGCGACGGTCGCGTCCCCGATCATCACCGGGGCGATGGCGTGGTCGCCAGGGAGGATGTCGAAGCCCTCATCGGCCATCCGGGAACGGAACAGCGCGGTGTTCGCGGCGAGCCGCTCCCGCAGGTCGTCCGCCGACTCCAGCAGGTCGAGAACCTTGAGCGAGGCGGCGGCGATCACCGGGGCCAGCGTGTTCGAGAACAGGTACGGGCGTGAGCGCTGGCGCAGCAGCGCGACGATCTCGGCGCGGGCGGCGACGTAACCGCCCGACGCGCCGCCGAGGGCCTTGCCGAGGGTCCCCGTGATGATGTCGACACGGTCCATGACGCCGTGGAGCTCGGGGGTGCCCCGCCCGCCCGGGCCGACGAAGCCGACGGCGTGCGAGTCGTCGACCATCACCATCGCGTCGTAGCGGTCGGCGAGGTCGCAGATCTCGCGCAGCGGGGCCACGTACCCGTCCATGGAGAAGACGCCGTCGGTGACGACCAGCCTGCGGCGGGCGCCCGACGCCTCCTTCAACTGCTGTTCCAGGTCGGCGAGATCACGGTTCGCGTAGCGGAACCGGCGGGCCTTCGACAGACGGATGCCGTCGATGATCGACGCGTGGTTGAGGGCGTCCGAGATCACCGCGTCCTCCGCGCCGAGGAGGGTCTCGAACACTCCGCCGTTGGCGTCGAAGCACGACGAGTAGAGGATCGTGTCCTCCTGGCCGAGGAACGCGGAGAGGCGCTGCTCCAGCTGCTTGTGCACCTCCTGCGTACCGCAGATGAAGCGCACGGACGCCATGCCGTAACCCCAGCGGTCGAGCGCCTCGTGGGCGGCGGCGACCACCTCGGGGTGGTCGGCGAGGCCGAGGTAGTTGTTGGCGCAGAAGTTGAGGACCTCACCGGGGCGGCCGCCCGCGGTGACGTTCACGGTCGCGGACTGCGGGGTGCCGATGACGCGCTCGGGCTTGTGCAGTCCCGCGGCGCGGATCTCGTCGAGGGTGGTGCGGAGGTCGTCGCGTACGGAGTCGAACATCATCAGTTCCTTAGAGAGTCCAGTCGAGGATGACCTTGCCACCGCGGCCGCTCGCCGCGTCGGCGAAGGCCGCCTCGAAGTCGCGGTGGCCGTAGCGGCCGGTGATGACGGGCGCGAGGTCGAGGCCGCCCTCCAGGAGCACCGACATCGCGTACCAGGTCTCGAACATCTCGCGGCCGTAGATGCCCTTGATCGTGATCATGGAGGTGACGATCCGGGACCAGTCGACGGCGAACTCCTCGGACGGCAGTCCGAGCATGGCGATCCTGCCGCCGTGGGTCATGTTGGCCAGCATGTCCCTCATGGCGACCGGGTTGCCGGACATCTCCAGGCCGATGTCGAAGCCCTCGCGCAGGCCCAGCGCCCGCTGCCCGTCGGCGATGCTCGACTCGGCGACGTTCAGCGCGAGACTGACGCCGACCTTGCGTGCCAGCTCCAGGCGGTCCTCGCTGACGTCGGTGACGACGACGTTCCGGGCGCCCGCGTGCCGGGCGACGGCGGCCGCCATCAGGCCGATGGGACCCGCCCCGGTGATCAGTACGTCCTCCCCGACCAGCGGGAACGACAGCGCGGTGTGCACGGCGTTGCCGAACGGGTCGAAGATCGCGGCGACGTCGAGGTCCACGGGAACGCGGTGCACCCAGACGTTGGAGGCGGGCAGCGCGACGAACTCGGCGAACGCCCCGTCGCGGCCGACGCCGAGCCCGACCGTCGCACGGCACAGGTGACGCCGGCCGGCCTGGCAGTTGCGGCACTTCCCGCAGACGAGGTGGCCCTCACCGCTGACCCGGTCGCCCACGGCGATGTCGACGACGCCACGGCCCGTCTCCACGACCTCGCCGACGAACTCGTGCCCGAGTACGAGTGGGGCCTTGATGGTCTGCTGCGCCCAGCCGTCCCAGTTGCGGATGTGCAGGTCGGTGCCGCAGATCCCGGTCCTGAGGACCTTGATCAGCACGTCGCCGGGGCCGACGGCCGGCTCCGGGACGTCCATGAGCCGAAGCCCCGGCTCCGCCTTCTCCTTGACCAGCGCCTTCAACGGGGCTCCCGCGGGTGAGGTCCCGGATCCGGGCACGCCGAAGGACGCCCGCACCGGGTAGAGGAGTGGATTCGCCCAGCAATCTGCCGTACGCCGGTGCCCGGGGTCCATCGAGGATTTCTTAAGCGCCGCCGCAGCTTTCCTTCACACCGGACGACGGCTCCCGCGAGAGGGCCGGGGATGCGGTACGCGCGAACGGGACTCTTCACGTCCGCATGCGAGTTGATTGATCTCTCTGCGGCCACCAGCCGTATCCCTCTGCGGAAAGCTGCGAACGCACCCGGCGACCGAGGAGTCAGAAGCCCGCCATGCCCGCACCACACGTGCCCCTGCCACCCACCGACCACGTCCTGTCGCCGCACACCGGCTGGGCACGGGCGCACTGGGAGACACTCGCCGACCGGCAGCTGGAGGCCCTGGTCCCGTACGCGACGCCGGGATTCGCGCAGTACCGGCTGCCCGGCCGGACCTCCTGGTCGGGCGTGGTGTCGGACGGCCTGGAAGGGTTCGCGCGGTCGTTCCTGCTGGCCTCCTTCCGGATCGCCGGGGCACAGGGCGATGTCGATCCCCGCCTCATGGAACGCTACGCGCGGGGTCTGACAACGGGCACCGACCGCGACAGCGGCGAGGCCTGGCCCGAACTCACCGACTGCTCGCAGCAGATGGCCGAGGCCGCCCTGATCGCCGTCGCCCTGCACGAGACCCGTCCCTGGATCTGGAACCGCCTCGACACCGAGACGCGGGAGCGTGTCGTGGACTGGCTGTGGGGTCTAGTGGGCCGCCGCACGTGGGACGACCAGGGGCGCCTCCACCAGGTGGTGGCCGAGCAGTTCCTCGCCTCGGTCGGCGCGCCGTACCGGCAGGACGACATCGACGCCGGGCTCGACCGTCTGGAGGACTGGTACGCGGGCGACGGCTGGTACAGCGACGGTGAGGGCCGGACGTTCGACTACCACAACGGCTGGGCCCTGCATCTGTACCCGCTGCTGTGGAGCCGGATGACCGGTGGCGAGGCCGGCGACCGCGGCCGGGTCTACCGGGAACGGCTCGCCCAGTTCCTCACGGTCTACCCGCAGTTCTTCGGCGGGGACGGTGCTCCCGTGCACCACGGCCGCTCCCTGACGTACCGTTTCGCCACCGCCGCTCCGGTGTGGATGGGTGCCGTCGCGGGCTGTACACCCCTGGCTCCGGGCCTCACCCGGCGGCTGGCGTCCGGCACGGTACGGCACTTCGTGGAGCGCGGGGTGCCCGACGAGCGGGGCTTGTTGCCGCTCGGCTGGTACGAAACGTTCCTGCCGGTGACCCGGCCGCACTCGGGACCGGCGTCGCCGTACTGGGCGAGCATGGGGTTCCTCGGCCTGCTGCTCCCTCCGGAGCATCCGGTGTGGACGGCACGCGAACTGCCCCTGCCGGTCGAGGAGTCGGACCAGTACACCGCGCTCCCGGCCCCCGGCTGGCTGCTGCACGGTACGCAGCACGACGGCATCGTGCGCCTGGTCAACCACGGTAGCGACCACAACGCGCCGGCCGGGCCGGCCGAGGACGATCCGCACTCCGCCAAGTTCGCCTACTCGACGGCGACGGCGCCCGAGGCGGGGGCGCACGCGTGGGAACGGACCGTCGACGGACACCTCGCGCTGGTGACCCCGGACGGCGTCGCGTCACGCAGACGCACCATCGTGCCGTTGCACTGCTCGGGACGGACGGCGGCCTCCCGCTACGACGCCCGACTGCCCGGCGGCGAGCAGGAGTTCCCGGTCGAGACGACGAGTCTGCTGCGCGGTCCCTGGGAGATACGCGTGCACCGGGTACTCGCGGCGTCCGCGCTGACGGTCCGGGAGGGCGGTTACGCGGTCGCGGCCGAGACCCGGCCCACCGCGGAGCGGGGCCATGGCTGGGCGGTGGCCCGCACGGACGGCGGGCTGACCAGTGCCGTCGTCGCGCTGCACGGCTGGGACGAGGACACGGGCATCGCACGCGAGGTCGAGGCCAACGCCTTCGGTCCCCACTCGGCCACGCCGTACCTCCGGTGCGCGGCGGGCCACCCGGGCGGCACCGGTGTGTACGTCACGCTGCTCGTGCTGACCCGCGACTCCGTGCACCCCCAGGCCCTGCGCGAGTCCGTGGCCTGCGAGGTCGACGGAACGGAGGTCCGGATCACGTTCCCCGACGGCGACACCGTCTCCGTATGACCCCTGCCGCCTGACGTGATCCATGTCTGAGGAGCCACGGGTCACATACGGATCATGTGGCGCCGTCACACGCACGGACGGGCCCTGCTCAGAACCCGCCCTCCCGCAACTCGATCTGCTCGACCAGCTCCGCCGCCATCGCCTTGATCGTGTCCAGGCCGGACCTCCCCCACGGCCTGGGCTCCACGTCGGTGACGCACACGGTGCCGAGGGCGATGCCGGTCCGGTCGATGAGCGGGGCGCCGAGGTAGGAGCGGATGCCGAACTCGTCGACGACCGGGTTCCCGGCGAAGCGGGGGTAGTCGCGGACGTCCTCCAGGACCAACGCCTTGCGGCGCACCACCACATGGGGGCAGAACCCGTAGTCGCGGGCCATGCGGCGACCGGTTCCGAACGCCGCGCCGACCGTGCCGTTCGCCACTCCCACGGCTCCTGTGGTTCCTCCGGCCCCCGCGGGCTCCGCAGGGGCGACTCCGACCGCCGGCCGTGCCGGGTCGGCGCCGGCGCCGCTGCCGGGCCGGGTGTGCAGCCCGGCGAAGAACTGCCGTTCCTCACCGATGAAGTTGACCAGCGCGTACGGCGCCCCGGCCAGCTCGGCCAGCCGCCGCGCGAAGGCGTCGAGGGAGGGCTCCGGGTGTTCGCCCAGGCCCAGTACGCGCAGTCGGCGCGTTCTGGCGGGTGCCTCCTTGTCCTCGGGGGTGAGCAGCAGGCGACCGGCCGGGCGCGGCGGGTCGTACCTCATGTGTGGGCTCCGTGGCTGGGTGCGTGCGAAGGCGCGTGGGCGAGCAGGTGGCGGACGAGGGTGAGCAGGGTCTGCACTCCTGAGCTGGAGATCCGTGCGTCGCAGCGGACCACGGGCACGTCCGGGTCGAGGTCGATGGCGGCCCGCACCTCTTCCGGGTCGTAACGGAAGCCGCCGTCGAACTCGTTGACGGCGACGATGAAACCGAGGCCGCGCTGTTCGAAGAAGTCGACGGCGGCGAAGCAGTCCTCCAGGCGGCGGGTGTCGGCGAGGACGACCGCGCCGAGCGCGCCTTCGGAGAGTTCGTCCCACATGAACCAGAACCGCTCCTGCCCGGGCGTGCCGAACAGGTACAGCACGTGTTCCGGGTCGAGGGTGATGCGCCCGAAGTCCATCGCGACGGTCGTCTCGACCTTGTTCTCGATGCCGTCGAGATTGTCGGTCGCGGCGCTGACCGTGGTCAGCAGTTCCTCCGTGCTGAGCGGCGCGATCTCGCTCACCGCGCCCACGAAGGTGGTCTTGCCCACCCCGAAGCCTCCCGCCACCAGGATCTTCAACGCGGTGGGGAAAGGGTCAGAGCTGTCGTCGTAGTCCATCGAGCACTGCCTCCAGAAGAGACCGGTCAGTGGGGTTGTGGTGGAACGTCGGGGGCTTCGTGGACAGCGCCCCGCAGTCGACGAGGTCGGACAGCAGCACCTTGGTCACCGCTGCCGGCAGCTTCAGCTGTGCGGCGACCTCGGCCACCGAGACGGGGTCCCGGCACAGTTCGAGTGCCTGACTGTGCTCGGGGCCGAGGTAACCGAGGGGGGTGACACCGGTGGCCATGACCTGCGACAGGAGGTCGAGCGCGGTGCTCGGCCGGGTCCGGCCGTTGCTGACCTGGTAGGGACGCACCAGGCGTCCGGCCGCGCCATCGAGCCAGGGGCCGTCGCCGGCCGCGGCCACGTTCAAGGCCTCATCGCCGACGGCTCACCGGTGTGCTGCCTCGGCGCGGTCATCAGGTAGGGGCGGACGCTCTTGACCAGCATCGCCATCTCGTAGCCGAGCACGGCCGCGTCGGCGTCGCGTCCGGCGAGCACGGCCAGGCAGGTGCCGGAACCCGCGGTCGACACGAACAGCAGCGTGGAGTCCAGCTCGACGACGACCTGGCGTACGTCGCCGCCGTCACCGAAGCGGACGCCCGCGCTGCGCCCCAGGGAATAGAGCCCGGAGGCCAGGGCCGCCATGTGGTCGGCGCTGTCGGGGTCGAGGCCGTGCACCGACTTCACGAGGCCGTCGCAGGAGAGCAGCACCGCGCTTCTGGTGTGCGGTACGCGTTGCACCAGGCCGCTCATCAGCCAGTCGAGATCGGACGCATGGCCGGTCGGCGCATCGCTCGCCATGGGGGATCGACTCCTTGAAGTACGAAGGTCTGCGGGAGCGGAGGTGTGGGTGGAGGTGGCGTGGTTCATCCGGCTGGTGTGCTCCCGTCGTGCCGGGCGGTGAGGTCATGACCGGGCGCGGGCGCGCTCTCGCGCGGGGCGGGCGCCTCGGGTGGTTCGTGCGCTGTGTGCGTCTCGCCGATGGGCGTGGCGTCCCTACGGGAGGGCTCCGTCCGCGGGGAATCCATGGGGGCGAGCTCCATGGGGGCCGGCCCCATGGACCCGTCGTCCCTGTACCGGGCCTCTTCCCCGTACTGGAACTCGTCCCTGTTCTGGGCCTCGGCCAGTCCGATGCCACGCTGGAAAGCAGCCATCAGACCGGGGTCGTGGCCCACGACGAACTCGGAGTCCTGCCGGGGCGCGGGTCCGCCGCGCAGTTCGGGCACGATGTGTTCCTGGGCGCGCCGCTTGGGCAGTTGGGGCCTGCCCATGGTGCCGCGCACCACGCCGTTGCGCGGGACGGGCGGTGCGACCGTGTTCTCGGCGACGGCCCGCCTGTCGTCGGGCCGGATGCCGGGGACGGCCTCGGAGGGGTTGGGCCTCGACTCGGCGCCGCGCACCGGAAGCGGGGCCGGGCCTCCTCCCCCGTTGACGGCCGTCATCCCGACCGGCGTACCGTCCCGCCGCGGCTGCGCGGGCACGGCGGTCCTCGCCTCGTGCGACGAGTGGCTCGCGCTCTCCCGACCCGGCACACGCGATACGTCGGGCGAGTCGCCGGGCACGACGCCCGGCACGCGGGTCGGCGTGCCGTGGGCAGGTGTCCCTTGCGCCGTCGCGCCCCGTTCCGAAGCTCCGTGCACCGGGGTGCCGTGTACGGGAACACCGTGTGCCGGAGTTCCGTGTGCCGGAGTCCCGTGTACTGGAGTCCCGTGTACTGGAGTCCCGTTCGCCGGGGTCTCCAGACCTGCCACGCCATGGCTTCCCATGTCATGCGCATACGTTCCATGTGCCGACATGCCATGAGAGGCAGCTGTCATATGGGCGGGAGTCCCCTGTGCGGGAGTCCCATGAGCAGCGGTCCCACGGCCGGCAGTTCCATGGGCGAGCGCCTCGGGTTCAGGCGTCCCATGTGCCGGGATCCCCTGCGCAGGAGCCCCATGTGCAGGAGCCCCATGTGCGGCGATGCCGTGTGCGGGAGTCCCATGGGACGGGATGCCGTGGGGTGGGGTCCCAGGTGCGACGACACCATGGGCCGCCGCGCCGCGTCCCGGACCGCCCTGTGCCCTGGCGCCCTGCGTGACCGCCCCGTGCCCCACGCCGCTCTGGGCGCTCGGAACGCCACGGCCGGCGCCAGGTGAACCCGAGGCAGGGGTACCGGGGCCCAGCGCTCCGGCCGTCGAAATCGCCCCCGCCGGTGCGACACCGCTCTGTGGCCGCCCGGCCCCCGGCTGCTGCTCCTCCGGAGCGCCGAGCAGTGCCTGCGGCACGACGAGCACGGCCTGCACGCCACCGTAGATGTTGGTCTGCAACCGCACCGCGATTCCGTGCCGCCGTGCGAGCTGCGAGACCACGAACAGACCGATCCGGCCGTCCTGCAGCAGGCTCGCGACGTTCACCTGGTCGGGGTCGGCGAGCAGCGCGTTCATCTTGTGCTGCTCGGCCAGCGGCATGCCCAGCCCGCGGTCCTCCACCTCGACGGCGAGCCCGGAGGTGACCACGTTGGCCCGCAGCAGCACCTGGGTGTGCGGGGCCGAGAACACCGTCGCGTTCTCCACGAGTTCGGCCAGCAGATGGATCACGTCGGCGACGGCGTGCCCGCGCACGGTGCCGTCGATCGGCGGTACGAGCTTGACCCGTGAGTACTGCTCGACCTCGGCGATCGCGGACCGCAGCACCTCGGTCATGGAGACCGGGTTGCTCCACTGCCGACGCGAGACGGCGCCACCGAGCACCGCGAGGTTCTCGGCATGGCGCCGGATGCGGGTGGCGAGGTGGTCGACGTGGAAGAGGCCCTTGAGCAGGTCCGGGTCCTCGATCTCGTTCTCGAGCTCGTCGAGGATCGAGATCTCGCGGTGCACGAGGGACTGCAGCCGCCGGGCGAGGTTGACGAAGACCTCCACCTTCTGCTCGCTGCCCGCGTGGCTGGAGAGCTGGGAGGCCTGGACGACCGCGGTGACCGCACTGTCGTGGGCGGAGGCCAGGTCCTCGGCCAGCAGATCGAAGTCGTCGGCGTCCTGGGCGGGCCGGCTGTCCGGCCGGCGGGCGGGCGGCGCGTCACCGCGGCGCAGTGTCTCGACGAGGGTGTTCAGATCGGCCTGGCCGCGAACGCAGGCGCGGCGCAGCGCCCCGATGCGGTCGTGAACGGACCGGGAGGCCCGGTCGGCGGCAACGGTGGCGATCACGATGCCCGCGAGAGCGACCGCGACGGCTCCGCCGAGCACGATCCACAGGGTGGGGCCGGGGCGTGCGGCGGTCGTACGGACGGTGAAGAGCACTGCCGCGCTCGCGCTGAGGGCCACCGCGATGGGCGGCAGGATTGCGAGACGGAGCAGCTGGGAGCGTATGTGCGTCTCGGGCAGCGCCGGGGTGGAGCGGGCGACCGGTCGTCCGTGCCGTCCGCCCTCGCGGCGGTCTGCGCGGGCGGCCGGTGCGCGAAGGTGAGACATCGACGTCCTCGTACTGGTGTGTCGGGGCTTGTGGGGGCTCCCCCGGGTCTGCGACCGAGGCATGCGCCGACTGGGGCATGCGCCATCGCTCGCGCCGGTCGAGAGAGCCGAAGAAATCGGCCCTCTGTCGCTCAGCGGACACTCACAGTAGTCGCCACCGCATCAGGTGCGGTGGGCAGTTGACAAAGTCCGACGGCCGACGTCCCGCTCTGGTATGAGCGTTCGTACGACAGACCGATAAACCCCTCGTACGTGCGCCCCCTTGGTCTACCGATCCGATCAGACCTGGTCAGAAGCGGTCAGCGAAAATCGGCGAGGGCCGAGGAGCAAGTCGCTCCTCGGCCCTCGCCGATCACCTTCGCGCACGTCCATGTCACCCGGTGGGGACGGATTCCGGGGCTCCGGAGCCGTCCGCCCTGTCCGGCGCCTTGTCACGCGGCGTGTCGTGCACCGCCTTCTCCTCGGCGGGCCAGCCGCCGGGGGGCGGCAGGGCGACACCTCGCCACCAGGGCTCGGACGGGACGCTTTCGGCCGTGGGTTCGAAGGGTTCACCGGGGCGGGGCAGCGCGACCCGGGCACCGACCGCGCGCGCGGCGGTGACGGTGCCCTCGCCCGGCTCGGCCCAGGGGTGCGTCGACAGATTGAACGTGGCCCAGTGGATCGGCAGCATCACACCGGTGGGCCGTCCGCCCTGCAGGTCGAGGTGGGCACGCATGCCCTCCTCGGGCGTCATGTGGATGTCGGGCCAGAATTCGCTGTACGCGCCGATCTGGATCATCGTGGCGTCGAAGGGACCGTACTCGGCACCGATGTCCTTGAAGCCGGTGAAGTATCCGGTGTCGCCGCTGTGGTAGATCCGGTGCTGGTCGCCCGCGACCACCCAGGAGGCCCAGAGGGTGTGCTGCGTGTTGCGCAGGCCGCGGCCGCAGAAGTGGCGGG of the Streptomyces aurantiacus genome contains:
- a CDS encoding ATP-binding protein; this translates as MSHLRAPAARADRREGGRHGRPVARSTPALPETHIRSQLLRLAILPPIAVALSASAAVLFTVRTTAARPGPTLWIVLGGAVAVALAGIVIATVAADRASRSVHDRIGALRRACVRGQADLNTLVETLRRGDAPPARRPDSRPAQDADDFDLLAEDLASAHDSAVTAVVQASQLSSHAGSEQKVEVFVNLARRLQSLVHREISILDELENEIEDPDLLKGLFHVDHLATRIRRHAENLAVLGGAVSRRQWSNPVSMTEVLRSAIAEVEQYSRVKLVPPIDGTVRGHAVADVIHLLAELVENATVFSAPHTQVLLRANVVTSGLAVEVEDRGLGMPLAEQHKMNALLADPDQVNVASLLQDGRIGLFVVSQLARRHGIAVRLQTNIYGGVQAVLVVPQALLGAPEEQQPGAGRPQSGVAPAGAISTAGALGPGTPASGSPGAGRGVPSAQSGVGHGAVTQGARAQGGPGRGAAAHGVVAPGTPPHGIPSHGTPAHGIAAHGAPAHGAPAQGIPAHGTPEPEALAHGTAGRGTAAHGTPAQGTPAHMTAASHGMSAHGTYAHDMGSHGVAGLETPANGTPVHGTPVHGTPAHGTPAHGVPVHGTPVHGASERGATAQGTPAHGTPTRVPGVVPGDSPDVSRVPGRESASHSSHEARTAVPAQPRRDGTPVGMTAVNGGGGPAPLPVRGAESRPNPSEAVPGIRPDDRRAVAENTVAPPVPRNGVVRGTMGRPQLPKRRAQEHIVPELRGGPAPRQDSEFVVGHDPGLMAAFQRGIGLAEAQNRDEFQYGEEARYRDDGSMGPAPMELAPMDSPRTEPSRRDATPIGETHTAHEPPEAPAPRESAPAPGHDLTARHDGSTPAG